Genomic DNA from Erythrobacter aureus:
CGAGACCGTGACCGAGGTGAAGCGCGGCAAGAAGGTCCAGGTCGAGCGCAAGTTCATGCCCGGTTACGTGCTGGCCAAGCTGAACATGACCGACGACGTCTATCACCTCGTCAAGAACACTCCGAAGGTGACCGGTTTCCTGGGCACCAACAACAAGCCGCAGCCGATTTCCGAAAAGGAAGCGGCGCGCTATTTCGGCGGTGTGGAAGAAGCGCGTGCGGCGCCGAAGAAGGAAATCAGCGTCGATTACGAGATCGGCGATCAGGTCAAGGTGCTGGACGGCCCGTTCGCAAGCTTCAACGGCCTTGTCGAAGAACTCGATTTCGACAAGCAGAAGGTCAAGGTCTCGGTCTCGATTTTCGGCCGCGCGACACCGGTCGAACTCGATTTCGAACAGGTCGAACTGGTCAAGTAAGGCTGCGACTATCGGCTTTCGAAAGGCCCCGCCGGGATATGCCCGGTGGGGCCTTTTCGATTCCGCATTGCTCCTTTCGCCAAACCGGGCCGCGGACTATCGCTTGGCCTTCGCGAAAAGGTTGACCAGTTCCTCGACCTTGGTGTGCTGTTTGCGCGTATCTCCCGAGGCAATTGCTTCGGCCACGCAATGCGAGGCGTGTTTCTTGAGGATTTCGTCCTCGGCGCGGGCAAGGGCCGATTTCACCGCCTGCAATTGATGCAGGATGTCGATGCAATACCGATCGTCCTCGACCATCTGTGTAACCCCGCGCACCTGCCCTTCCACCCTGCGAAGGCGATCGACAATACGTGCCTGTGCTGATTTCTCGGCCATCGGAACTCTCGCTTGAAAGATACCCTATAGGGGTATACTGCGCCCGAAACGGAAAAATGGCAAGCCAAATGCAAGTTTCGATCAATACAACCCGCAGATCGCTCATCAAAAGCGCCGTCGCCATTGGCGGTCTCGCGGCTATGCCCGCATGGGCGCGCGGTGTGTCGCATGGTCCGATCCGCCAGGGCTTCGACGAAGTATCAGGCCGGGTGATCGATCTCGCGGTCGGCGAAGGGCCGATTGCCGTTGCCGGTCGGCGCGGGCATGCCTTTGCGGTCAATGGCAGCATTCCCGGGCCGCTAGTCCGCCTCAAGGAAGGCGAGCCGGTCACGCTGCGGGTGGCAAACCGCCTTGCCGAAGATACGTCGATCCACTGGCACGGTCTGCTTGTCCCGTTCCAGTTCGACGGCGTACCGGGCGTCAGCTTTCCGGGTATCAAGCCGGGCGAGACCTTCGTTTACGAAATGCCCGCATTACGCCAGGCCGGTACGTACTGGTGGCACAGCCACTCGGGCCTGCAGGAGCAGGCCGGCCATTACGGTCCGCTGATTGTGGACCCTGCCGGACCCGACCCGGTGGAGGCCGATCGTGACTATGTGCTGATGCTGAGCGAATTCACTCCGCTGCACCCTCATACGATTATGGCCAAGCTCAAGAAGGGCGAGGAATATTTCAACCGCCAGAAGACGAGCTGGACGGACGAATATCCACTGAGCGGCGCGGACCGGAGGATGTGGGCGGGTATGCGGATGATGCCCACCGACATCGCCGATGTGACCGGTTCGACCTACACCTATCTCGCCAATGGCCATGCACCTTCGGACGGCCTCGAATATTTGTTCAAGCCCGGCGAACGTGTGCGGTTGCGCGTCATAAACGGCAGCGCAATGAGCTTTTTCAACGTTCGTATCCCCGGTGTCCGCATGACCGTGGTGCAGGCCGACGGCAAGAACGTACGCCCGGTCGAGGTGGACGAATTCCAGATCGGCACGGCGGAAACCTATGACATCGTGGTCGAGCCGACGGGCGAGGCTCACACGATCGTTGCCGAAGCGATGGACCGGTCTGGCATGGCAGTGGCGACGCTTGCCTCGCGCCCCGGCGCCCGCGCGCCGGTGCCGCCCTTGCGCGATCCGGTCCTGCTTACGATGAAGGACATGGGGCACGGCAGCATGGACCATTCCGGTATGGATCATGCCGCGATGGGCCACGATATGCCGATGGGCGAGATGGACCACGGCGCGATGAACATGCGTGATACCTCCACACTACCGGCCGATGTTAAGGTCGGCCCCGGTCTGGATATGGTCAGCGCCGAACCGATCGACCGCATGGGCGATCCAGGCTTGGGGCTCGACAAAATCGGCCACAAAGTGCTCACCTACAACGACCTGTCGGCGCTCGAGCCCAATGACGATTCGCGCAGTCCCAGCCGGTCGATGGAAATCCATCTTACCGGCAATATGGAACGCTATATGTGGTCGTTCGACGGGAAGAAATTCAACGCGGTTGCGGACCAGCCGATCAGGTTTGCCTTTAACGAGCGCGTGCGGGTGAAGTTGGTCAACGATACAATGATGGCGCACCCGATCCACCTCCACGGCCATTTCTTCGAACTGGTCAATGGCGCGGATCGGATGCACCAGCCGCAAAAGCACACCGTCATCGTCCAGCCGGGCGGCAGTGCCACATTCGATCTCACCGCTGACGAAGTGGGTGACTGGGCCTTTCACTGCCATCTGCTCTATCACATGCATGCAGGGATGTTTCAGGTGGTCACCGTCGCCTCGCCGGAGGGCGTGGCATGAGGACCGTAATCGCGTTTGCAATCGTCGCTGTTCCCGTGCCTGCCCTTGCGCAGCACGAGGGGCATGGCCAGCCCGAAGGTGAAAAGCCGGTCGACCATTCTGCGATGGACCATTCGCAGATGGATCACGGTGCCGTCGCAGCGACCTCGGGCGGTCCGGTGTTGCAGGGCCTCAAGCTCGATATTCCCAAGCCGCCCGAGGCACCGCCACCGGCGGCCGCGGGTAGCGGGCCGCCCCGCGCGGCCGACGCGATCTGGGGCGCGGAGGCGATGCGGGAGAGCCGTGAGGCTCTGGCGCGCGAAAATGGGGGGATGACGCTGTTCTGGGTTCAGGGCGACCGGCTCGAACTGCGCAGCCGCGAAGGACATGACGGTTTCCTGTGGGACATTCAGGGCTGGTATGGCGGCGATATCGACAAGCTTTGGGTCAAGACGGAGGGCGAAGGCGAAGTGAACGGCCCGCTCGAAGATGCGGAAGTGCAGGCGCTGTGGTCGCACGCCATCGGCCCGTGGTTCGATTTGCAGGCAGGCGTTCGGCAGGATCTTACCGGTCCCGAACGAACCCATGCGGTGATCGGGGTGCAGGGCCTCGCACCCTATCTCTTCGAAGTGGATGCCGCAGCCTTCGTGTCGAACAAGGGCGACATTACCGCGCGGATCGAAGCCGAACTCGATCAGCGGATTACGCAAAGCCTGATTCTCCAGCCGCGCATGGAACTGGGGTTATCGGCGCAGGACATTCCGGAACTGGGTGTGGGCGCGGGCATCGACCATTTCGAGGCGGGGCTGCGTCTGCGCTACGAATTCGCGCCCGAATTCGCGCCCTACGTCGGAATAGAGCAGGAATGGAAGCTCGGCGACAGCGC
This window encodes:
- the nusG gene encoding transcription termination/antitermination protein NusG, with product MARWYIIHAYSGFENKVRDAIIAEAERLGLSEGVEEVEVPTETVTEVKRGKKVQVERKFMPGYVLAKLNMTDDVYHLVKNTPKVTGFLGTNNKPQPISEKEAARYFGGVEEARAAPKKEISVDYEIGDQVKVLDGPFASFNGLVEELDFDKQKVKVSVSIFGRATPVELDFEQVELVK
- a CDS encoding metal-sensitive transcriptional regulator codes for the protein MAEKSAQARIVDRLRRVEGQVRGVTQMVEDDRYCIDILHQLQAVKSALARAEDEILKKHASHCVAEAIASGDTRKQHTKVEELVNLFAKAKR
- a CDS encoding copper resistance system multicopper oxidase codes for the protein MQVSINTTRRSLIKSAVAIGGLAAMPAWARGVSHGPIRQGFDEVSGRVIDLAVGEGPIAVAGRRGHAFAVNGSIPGPLVRLKEGEPVTLRVANRLAEDTSIHWHGLLVPFQFDGVPGVSFPGIKPGETFVYEMPALRQAGTYWWHSHSGLQEQAGHYGPLIVDPAGPDPVEADRDYVLMLSEFTPLHPHTIMAKLKKGEEYFNRQKTSWTDEYPLSGADRRMWAGMRMMPTDIADVTGSTYTYLANGHAPSDGLEYLFKPGERVRLRVINGSAMSFFNVRIPGVRMTVVQADGKNVRPVEVDEFQIGTAETYDIVVEPTGEAHTIVAEAMDRSGMAVATLASRPGARAPVPPLRDPVLLTMKDMGHGSMDHSGMDHAAMGHDMPMGEMDHGAMNMRDTSTLPADVKVGPGLDMVSAEPIDRMGDPGLGLDKIGHKVLTYNDLSALEPNDDSRSPSRSMEIHLTGNMERYMWSFDGKKFNAVADQPIRFAFNERVRVKLVNDTMMAHPIHLHGHFFELVNGADRMHQPQKHTVIVQPGGSATFDLTADEVGDWAFHCHLLYHMHAGMFQVVTVASPEGVA
- a CDS encoding copper resistance protein B: MRTVIAFAIVAVPVPALAQHEGHGQPEGEKPVDHSAMDHSQMDHGAVAATSGGPVLQGLKLDIPKPPEAPPPAAAGSGPPRAADAIWGAEAMRESREALARENGGMTLFWVQGDRLELRSREGHDGFLWDIQGWYGGDIDKLWVKTEGEGEVNGPLEDAEVQALWSHAIGPWFDLQAGVRQDLTGPERTHAVIGVQGLAPYLFEVDAAAFVSNKGDITARIEAELDQRITQSLILQPRMELGLSAQDIPELGVGAGIDHFEAGLRLRYEFAPEFAPYVGIEQEWKLGDSANFARLEGEDPSVTSVVVGVRFWF